One stretch of Micromonospora echinospora DNA includes these proteins:
- a CDS encoding MOSC domain-containing protein, whose protein sequence is MRVISVNVGRPQPNPWKGIGATGIDKRPVDGRVAVTAPGPKGTGDVGLAGDRVYDVAHHGGTDQAVYAYAREDLDHWEAELGRPLADGCFGENLTTTGLDVNGALIGERWRIGPELVLEVTCPRIPCGTFQGWLGERGWMKRFTEQVRPGAYLRVVTPGSVGAGDPVEVVHRPDHDVTVALVFRATTLETELLPRLLVADALPEEDMARIRRRLA, encoded by the coding sequence ATGAGGGTGATCTCCGTCAACGTGGGCCGACCGCAACCGAACCCGTGGAAGGGCATCGGGGCCACCGGCATCGACAAGCGGCCCGTGGACGGCCGGGTCGCCGTCACCGCGCCCGGACCGAAGGGCACCGGCGATGTCGGGCTCGCCGGCGACCGGGTCTACGACGTCGCCCACCACGGCGGCACCGACCAGGCGGTCTACGCGTACGCGCGGGAGGACCTGGACCACTGGGAGGCCGAGCTGGGCCGACCGCTCGCCGACGGCTGCTTCGGCGAGAACCTGACCACCACCGGGCTGGACGTCAACGGCGCGCTGATCGGCGAGCGGTGGCGGATCGGGCCGGAGCTGGTGCTGGAGGTCACCTGCCCGCGCATCCCCTGCGGCACGTTCCAGGGGTGGCTGGGCGAGCGCGGCTGGATGAAGCGGTTCACCGAGCAGGTACGGCCCGGGGCGTACCTGCGGGTGGTCACGCCGGGCAGCGTCGGGGCCGGAGACCCGGTGGAGGTCGTGCACCGGCCCGACCACGACGTGACGGTGGCGCTGGTGTTCCGGGCCACGACGCTGGAGACGGAGCTGCTGCCCCGGCTGCTGGTGGCCGACGCGCTGCCCGAGGAGGACATGGCGCGGATCCGCCGCCGCCTGGCCTGA